One Vanessa cardui chromosome 14, ilVanCard2.1, whole genome shotgun sequence DNA segment encodes these proteins:
- the LOC124535398 gene encoding translation initiation factor IF-2-like, translated as MDVDTELSSDALVGRKRPYGGLAIFNSDSDTETEMRLAAKSKPAIRGKTAKGRGSGLARAKAELKAKASEAREEAFERSLRSRAFRKDAPQVVVDSEESSSSDVHTEDPTKMGAEELRAQAGRSAALILEVAQKSTNLKGGFAKRLKESAAALQGIVDALAARTEAEETRKLRADNGRLRKEVDSLKAEVKAHRREFAEMRTKVAGASDASGSAQDAQMERFKASIISSVGDMINARFAVLEERLPPAKIHRPPLAADKRREVAQQIATPYTQAVQPAPPPKAAPASKRAPPAVPTASIAGPSGVQPTSVIIPPQMVQEVSWSTVVKKGKKGKQASLPTVATTTVAPTVPKAGQASKPKLSAPRTAAVVLERAEQSVKLQDLGINGGLKVRRSATGARVLELPKAQMEQAEKLADKLRKVLDGVANVARPIRKVDIKVTGLDDSVTKDKIIAAVVREGSCPAETVSWVELGQSVCA; from the exons ATGGACGTCGACACTGAGTTGTCGTCCGACGCCCTGGTTGGTAGAAAACGGCCTTATGGGGGCCTTGCTATTTTTAACTCCGACTCTGACACGGAGACGGAGATGAGGTTGGCTGCGAAGAGCAAGCCTGCGATTCGCGGCAAAACCGCGAAAGGACGGGGTAGTGGCCTCGCTCGGGCAAAGGCTGAGCTGAAAGCCAAGGCCAGCGAGGCCAGAGAGGAGGCTTTCGAGCGGTCCCTGCGTAGTCGGGCGTTTCGAAAGGACGCTCCACAGGTTGTCGTGGACTCCGAGGAATCCTCATCCTCGGATGTACACACCGAAGATCCCACGAAGATGGGAGCAGAGGAACTCCGGGCACAAGCTGGCCGAAGCGCAGCCCTAATTTTGGAGGTGGCCCAAAAGTCCACCAATTTAAAAGGAGGCTTTGCAAAGAGGCTGAAggagtcggcggctgcactacagggCATTGTAGACGCCTTAGCAGCTCGGACAGAAGCCGAGGAGACGCGAAAGCTCCGCGCCGATAATGGccgcctgcgcaaagaggtggacagcctcaaggccgaggtaAAGGCTCACCGCCGCGAGTTTGCGGAAATGCGGACCAAGGTGGCAGGGGCAAGTGATGCTTCCGGCTCGGCACAGGATGCTCAAATGGAGAGATTTAAAGCCTCCATAATTTCTTCGGTCGGCGATATGATCAACGCACGCTTTGCCGTACTAGAGGAACGGTTGCCTCCCGCAAAAATACATCGCCCTCCGTTAGCTGCGGATAAGAGGCGGGAGGTGGCGCAGCAGATTGCTACGCCCTACACGCAGGCTGTCCAGCCTGCTCCACCGCCGAAAGCTGCACCCGCGTCAAAACGGGCGCCACCTGCTGTTCCGACGGCATCTATTGCTGGTCCCTCAGGCGTCCAGCCTACGTCGGTGATAATTCCGCCGCAGATGGTCCAGGAggtgtcctggtccactgtggtTAAAAAGGGAAAGAAGGGAAAGCAGGCTTCCCTTCCGACTGTTGCAACCACCACAGTTGCGCCTACGGTGCCTAAGGCAGGACAAGCATCTAAGCCTAAGCTGTCCGcgcctcgtacagctgcagtg gtcttggagcgcgctgagcagaGCGTGAAACTCCAAGACCTTGGGATCAATGGTGGGCTCAAAGTTCGACGCTCAGCGACGGGGGCCAGAGTGTTGGAGCTGCCGAAAGCTCAGATGGAACAGGCAGAGAAACTAGCCGACAAGCTCCGTAAGGTGCTGGATGGAGTGGCCAACGTTGCTCGCCCCATAAGAAAGGTGGACATCAAGGTGACGGGGTTAGACGACTCCGtcactaaagataaaattattgccgcaGTCGTTCGCGAGGGGAGTTGCCCCGCTGAAACGGTAAG ttgggtggagctcggccagagtGTATGTGCTtga